The sequence GATGATAATTGCAACGGATTAACCGATGAAGATGCAACATTTGTTACCTATTTCGCAGATATTGATGGAGATACTTTTGGTGATATATTAAATGATTCAACTGCATGTAATGAATTAATCGGTTATGTGTTAGATAATAGTGATTGTAATGATTCTAATAATGCAATCTACCCCGGCGCCACTGAAATCTGCAACTACCTCGATGATGATTGTGACGGTATTACAGATGATAATGTTACCTTCATTCAAAGTTTTATCGATGCTGATAACGACAATTTCGGCAACGCTGATTTTGATTCCATCGCATGCGAAATTCCTCCCGGTTACGTTTTATCCAACACCGACTGCAACGACACCAATCCCGACATCTACCCCGGCGCACCGGAACTCCTCAACGGCCTCGACGACGATTGCGACCAAATTGCTGATGAAGGTTTAGCAATAACAGTTATTGTAAAAATACAATAAGTATTTTCCCGAATCCGGTAAATAATATATTATTTATTCAATCAGATGCAACACAACAAATTACAATTGTAAATCAATTAGGAGAAGAAATATTACACACAAATTTATTTATTGGATTAAATACCATTTCGGTAGCAGATTTTGCGAGTGGTGTGTATTGGGTGAAAGCGGAGGATGGGGAGATGGTGGTTTGGGTGAAGGAGTGAGTGTGCGAAATTAAAATGAAAAAATTATGTTTAAAATTCGCTCTATAAAAATATTAATGGCATTGAAAATTAATGCTCGTTTTATTTGCATATTATTTTTTGGTTTTTCTTGTCTTTATAATAAAGCAAATGCACAAGCTACAAGTATAGAATGGTCAAATGCACTTGGCGGTCCGGGTTATGAAGATGCAACGGATGTTATTTATTCTAATGACGGAGGGTATCTGGTGGTTGCTAACTCAGGAGAAATAGGTGGTGATGTGACAGGTTTTTATGGTGGAGCAGTAGACATTTGGTTAACTAAATTAGATAGTGCGGGAAATCTTGTTTGGCAGAAAAATTATGGGGGGTCAAATATTGAAAAATCCCGTGCAGGTATTGCGACGATAGATGGTGGATATATTATCGTAGGCTATACTGGCTCTGAAGATCATGATGTAAGTTTTAACCATGGACTCACCGATGCATGGGTTTTTAAAGTAGATTCAATAGGAAATATAGTATGGGAAAGGTCATATGGTGGTACAAAAAGTGAGCAAGGATGGGCGATTTGTGGAACAGATGATGGGAATTTCGTATTCGTAGGATATAGCCATTCAAATAATGGTGATTTGACATCTCATTACGTTACCACGGCTACTTCAGACTTTTGGATTGTAAAAATCGACAATACAGGTAACATCATTTGGCAAAAATCATACGGCAGTACGGAAGATGACTATGCATATGGTGTTGTGGAGCTATTCAATGGTGATATTACAGTCGGTGGAGTAACACAATGGGGAGATGGTGATGTAATAGGATTTCATGGCGGTATTGGGGTTGAAGATGGATGGGTAATTGATTTAGATTCTAATGGCGCATTGAAATGGAGTAAAGCTTATGGTGGTACAGACTATGACGTTATATGGGATATCACTAAGGCGTCTGATTCCACAATTCACTGTGTTGGACAAGCAAAATCATTTGATGGAGATATAACAGACCATAAAGGAACTCCGGATGATTATTATTTAGATGATTGCATGTATCTAAGGCTTGATTCTTCTGGGAATTTACTTATAGAAAAGTGCTTTGGAGGGTCAGGCAGTGATGTTGGGTTCTCATTAAGTACAACAATGGATGGGACTGTTATATTAGGAGCTAATTCATCAAGTAATGATGGAGATGTATCAGGACATCACGGGGGTGAATATACTAGTGATTTTTGGATAGTGAAGCTGGACTCTTTTGCTAATATCGAATGGTCTGTATCGCTTGGTGGTGATACCGCAGATGCCAGTTATTCCATCATTCAAGCACCTGATTCTGGGTATGTTACTGTTGGAATTTGTGTATCAGAAAATGGTGATGTAGTTGACCACTATCCAGGCACATTACACTGGGATTCCTGGGTGGTTAAACTCAATAAAACCTGTCCTGGAATTTTATATTATGCTGATAAGGATGGTGATGGTTACGGTGATCCAACTGATATACAAATGTTTTGCTCAGATATGGTTGGATATGTATTAAATAATTTAGACTGTAATGATAATGATGCAGAAATTAATCCTACAATAGCTGAAATATGTAACACGTTAGACGATAATTGTAATGGTATTGTTGATGAAGGCCTAGCATTGTTTACCCTTTTCGAGATTTAGATGGTGATACTTTTGGGAATGATACTGATTTTATAACATCGTGTCTTGAATATATTTCAGGTTTTGTTTTAGACTCAACCGATTGTAATGATACTAACGAATTTATTTTTCCGGGTGCTGAAGAACTCTGCAACTACCTCGATGATGATTGTGATGGTATTACCGATGATAATGTCACCTTCATACAAAGTTTTATTGATGCTGATAACGACAATTTCGGAAACCCTGATTTTGATTCTATCGCATGCGAAATTCCTCCCGGTTACGTTTTATCCAACACCGACTGCAACGACACGAATCCCGACATCTACCCCGGCGCACCCGAACTCCTCAACGGTCTCGACGACGATTGTGATCAAATTGCTGATGAAGGTTTAGCAATAACAGATATTGTAAAACATACAATAAGTATTTTCCCGAATCCGGTAAATAATATATTATTTATTCAATCGGATGCAACACAACAAATTACAATTGTAAATCAATTAGGAGAAGAAATATTACAAACAAATTTATTTATTGGTTTAAATACCATTTCTGTAGCAGATTTTGCGAGTGGTGTGTATTGGGTGAAAGCGGAGGATGGGGAGATGGTGGTTTGGGTGAAGGAGTGAGTGTGCGAAATTAAAATGAAAAAATTATGTTTAAAATTCGCTCTATAAAAATATTAATGGCATTGAAAATTAATGCTCGTTTTATTTGCATATTATTTTTTGGTTTTTCTTGTCTTTATAATCAAGCAAATGCACAAGCTACAAGCATAGAATGGTCAAATGCACTAGGCGGCCCGGGTTATGAAGATGCAACGGATGTTATTCAATCTAATGACGGTGGCTATCTCGTTGTTGCTAACTCAAGAGAAGTAGGTGGTGATGTGACAGGTTTTTATGGTGGAGCAGTAGACATTTGGTTAACTAAATTAGATAGTTCCGGAAATCTTGTTTGGCAAAAAAATTATGGAGGTTCAAATTTTGAACAATCATGTTCCGGTATTGCGACTATAGATGGTGGATATATTATAACCGGTTATTCTTCTTCTATGGATTTTGATGTCAGTTTTAATCATGGGCTTTTTGATGCATGGCTTTTCAAAATTGATTCAATTGGTAATTTACAGTGGGAAAAGTCATATGGAGGTTCCAAGACTGAAATAGCATGGGCAATATGTCCAACTCAAGATGGAAATTTTGTATTCGCAGGATATAGCTATTCAAATGATGGTGATTTGACATCTCATTACGGTACCACGGCTACTTCAGACTTTTGGATTGTAAAAATCGACAATACAGGTAACATCATTTGGCAAAAATCATACGGCAGTACGGAAGATGACTATGCATATGGTGTTGTGGAGCTATTCAATGGTGATATTACAGTCGGTGGAGTAACACAATGGGGAGATGGTGATGTAATAGGATTTCATGGCGGTATTGGGGTTGAAGATGGATGGGTAATTGATTTAGATTCTAATGGCGCATTGAAATGGAGTAAAGCT comes from Bacteroidota bacterium and encodes:
- a CDS encoding T9SS type A sorting domain-containing protein translates to MSIFPNPVNNILFIQSDATQQITIVNQLGEEILHTNLFIGLNTISVADFASGVYWVKAEDGEMVVWVKE
- a CDS encoding putative metal-binding motif-containing protein; this translates as MFKIRSIKILMALKINARFICILFFGFSCLYNKANAQATSIEWSNALGGPGYEDATDVIYSNDGGYLVVANSGEIGGDVTGFYGGAVDIWLTKLDSAGNLVWQKNYGGSNIEKSRAGIATIDGGYIIVGYTGSEDHDVSFNHGLTDAWVFKVDSIGNIVWERSYGGTKSEQGWAICGTDDGNFVFVGYSHSNNGDLTSHYVTTATSDFWIVKIDNTGNIIWQKSYGSTEDDYAYGVVELFNGDITVGGVTQWGDGDVIGFHGGIGVEDGWVIDLDSNGALKWSKAYGGTDYDVIWDITKASDSTIHCVGQAKSFDGDITDHKGTPDDYYLDDCMYLRLDSSGNLLIEKCFGGSGSDVGFSLSTTMDGTVILGANSSSNDGDVSGHHGGEYTSDFWIVKLDSFANIEWSVSLGGDTADASYSIIQAPDSGYVTVGICVSENGDVVDHYPGTLHWDSWVVKLNKTCPGILYYADKDGDGYGDPTDIQMFCSDMVGYVLNNLDCNDNDAEINPTIAEICNTLDDNCNGIVDEGLALFTLFEI
- a CDS encoding T9SS type A sorting domain-containing protein yields the protein MYPGAPELLNGLDDDCDQIADEGLAITDIVKHTISIFPNPVNNILFIQSDATQQITIVNQLGEEILQTNLFIGLNTISVADFASGVYWVKAEDGEMVVWVKE